From Harpia harpyja isolate bHarHar1 chromosome 19, bHarHar1 primary haplotype, whole genome shotgun sequence, one genomic window encodes:
- the PLPP7 gene encoding inactive phospholipid phosphatase 7 isoform X2: MPASQPRSRARDRNNVLNRAEFLSLNQPLKGNQESRSSGRKQSGQAGAAGAQNSNPKERRQSQQLPEEDCMQLNPSFKGIAFNSLLAIDICMSKRLGVCANRASSWGGARSMINLLGITGHGIPWIAGTLICLVKSSTLAGQEVLMNLLLETVLVL, translated from the coding sequence ATGCCAGCATCCCAGCCGCGGTCCAGGGCAAGAGACAGGAACAATGTCCTCAACAGGGCTGAGTTCCTCTCCTTGAATCAGCCCTTGAAGGGGAACCAGGAGAGCAGGAGCTCCGGCAGAAAGCAGAGCGGCCAGGCCGGAGCAGCTGGTGCCCAGAACAGCAACCCCAAGGAGCGGAGGCAGTCGCAGCAGCTGCCCGAAGAGGACTGCATGCAGCTCAACCCCTCCTTCAAGGGAATCGCCTTCAACTCCCTGCTGGCCATTGATATCTGCATGTCCAAGAGGCTGGGAGTGTGTGCCAACAGAGCCTCCTCCTGGGGTGGTGCCCGCTCCATGATTAACCTCCTGGGGATAACGGGGCACGGCATCCCCTGGATTGCGGGTACGCTCATCTGcctggtgaagagcagcacgctGGCAGGCCAAGAGGTCCTCATGAACCTGCTGCTAG
- the FAM78A gene encoding protein FAM78A isoform X2, with the protein MNDNFYPSVTWAVPVSESNVAKLTSIHRDQSFTTWLVATNTATNEMVTLQTIKWRMRLGIEVNPSRPLGQRAKLQEPSAQEQPQVLSKNEPIPPSALVKPNANDAQVLMWRPKDGPPLVVIPPKHR; encoded by the coding sequence ATGAATGACAACTTTTACCCGAGCGTGACGTGGGCAGTGCCCGTCAGCGAGAGCAACGTGGCCAAACTCACGAGCATTCACCGGGATCAAAGCTTCACCACCTGGCTGGTTGCAACCAACACGGCTACCAACGAAATGGTGACCTTGCAGACTATCAAATGGCGCATGAGGCTGGGCATCGAGGTAAATCCCAGCAGACCCTTGGGGCAGCGTGCCAAGCTGCAGGAACCCTCTGCTCAAGAGCAGCCCCAGGTCCTTAGCAAGAATGAGCCAATACCACCCAGTGCCCTTGTCAAACCCAATGCCAATGATGCTCAGGTACTCATGTGGAGGCCAAAGGATGGACCACCACTTGTGGTGATACCTCCAAAACATCGATAA
- the FAM78A gene encoding protein FAM78A isoform X1, which produces MGCIQSISCKSKVFRESISVIEVKASIDPIPTSIDESSSVVLRYRTPHFRASAQVLVPPIPKKETWIVGWIQACSHMEFYNHYGEQGMSSWELPDLLDGKIQAISDSDGVNYPWYGNTTETCTIVGPTKKESKFNISMNDNFYPSVTWAVPVSESNVAKLTSIHRDQSFTTWLVATNTATNEMVTLQTIKWRMRLGIEVNPSRPLGQRAKLQEPSAQEQPQVLSKNEPIPPSALVKPNANDAQVLMWRPKDGPPLVVIPPKHR; this is translated from the exons ATGGGCTGTATTCAGAGTATTAGCTGCAAATCCAaagttttccgggaaagtatttCAGTGATTGAAGTCAAAGCCTCCATCGATCCCATTCCCACCAGCATCGACGAGTCCTCCAGCGTGGTCCTGCGCTACCGGACCCCTCACTTCCGAGCCTCTGCGCAAGTGTTGGTGCCCCCTATTCCCAAGAAGGAGACCTGGATCGTGGGCTGGATCCAGGCTTGCAGCCACATGGAATTTTACAATCACTACGGAGAACAGGGAAT GTCAAGTTGGGAGCTTCCGGATCTACTGGACGGTAAAATCCAGGCCATCAGTGACTCAGATGGAGTGAACTATCCCTGGTATGGAAACACGACAGAAACCTGCACCATCGTGGGTCCCACGAAGAAGGAGTCCAAGTTCAACATCAGCATGAATGACAACTTTTACCCGAGCGTGACGTGGGCAGTGCCCGTCAGCGAGAGCAACGTGGCCAAACTCACGAGCATTCACCGGGATCAAAGCTTCACCACCTGGCTGGTTGCAACCAACACGGCTACCAACGAAATGGTGACCTTGCAGACTATCAAATGGCGCATGAGGCTGGGCATCGAGGTAAATCCCAGCAGACCCTTGGGGCAGCGTGCCAAGCTGCAGGAACCCTCTGCTCAAGAGCAGCCCCAGGTCCTTAGCAAGAATGAGCCAATACCACCCAGTGCCCTTGTCAAACCCAATGCCAATGATGCTCAGGTACTCATGTGGAGGCCAAAGGATGGACCACCACTTGTGGTGATACCTCCAAAACATCGATAA